A genomic stretch from Deinococcus cellulosilyticus NBRC 106333 = KACC 11606 includes:
- a CDS encoding fumarylacetoacetate hydrolase family protein has translation MKLLRFGEAGQEKPGLHDGQVIRDLSAVISDVHPATLGDSALQKLRDLDPSSLPEVPGNPRIGPCVAGVGKFICIGLNYKDHADETGAAYPKEPIIFMKATSAIQGPHDTLLIPRNSRKTDWEVELGVVIGTAGKYIPVEEALNHVAGYCTVNDVSEREFQMERGGTWDKGKGCDTFGPIGPYLVTRDEVPDPQNLKLWLEVDGHRYQEGTTANMIFTVAELVSYVSQFMSLQPGDIISTGTPAGVGLGQKPEPVYLKEGQTLRLAVEGLGEQVQKVAQDA, from the coding sequence ATGAAACTCTTGAGATTTGGCGAAGCAGGACAGGAAAAACCCGGCCTTCATGACGGACAGGTCATTCGTGACCTCAGTGCGGTGATTTCGGATGTACACCCCGCGACACTGGGCGATTCTGCCCTGCAGAAATTGCGTGACCTGGACCCTTCCAGCCTTCCCGAAGTGCCAGGAAACCCCAGAATCGGTCCCTGTGTGGCTGGAGTGGGCAAGTTCATCTGCATCGGGCTGAATTACAAGGACCATGCGGATGAAACGGGCGCAGCTTATCCAAAAGAACCCATCATCTTCATGAAGGCGACCAGTGCCATTCAGGGGCCCCATGACACCCTGCTGATTCCCAGAAACAGCAGGAAGACCGACTGGGAAGTTGAACTGGGCGTGGTGATTGGCACGGCAGGCAAATACATCCCTGTCGAAGAGGCCCTGAACCATGTGGCAGGATACTGCACCGTCAACGATGTCTCAGAAAGAGAATTCCAGATGGAACGCGGAGGCACCTGGGACAAGGGCAAGGGCTGCGACACCTTTGGTCCCATCGGGCCTTATCTGGTGACCCGCGATGAAGTGCCTGACCCCCAGAACCTGAAGTTGTGGCTGGAAGTGGACGGTCACCGCTACCAGGAGGGCACCACTGCCAACATGATCTTCACTGTGGCCGAACTGGTCAGTTACGTGAGCCAGTTCATGTCCCTCCAGCCCGGAGACATCATCAGCACCGGAACCCCTGCTGGAGTGGGGCTGGGACAGAAACCAGAGCCTGTCTACCTGAAAGAAGGTCAGACCCTCCGGCTTGCTGTGGAAGGCCTCGGAGAGCAGGTCCAGAAGGTGGCCCAGGATGCCTGA
- a CDS encoding quinone oxidoreductase family protein: protein MFDQFGPSSVLQYRDLPDPEPIPGHALVRTRAIGLNFADVYRRKGTYHLAGVPPYIAGYEAAGEIVALGSEISGFAVGDRVGFADAPFANAELVLVPFEKLIPLPEAIGFETAAAVLLQGLTAQYLIRDSHDLKAGETVLVHAAAGGVGLLLVQMAKARGARVLGLTSSPDKAQVALEAGAHEVALYSQDWVSVAKEFSEYGMDVAFDSVGSTLMQSFESVRPGGHVVFYGMAGGDPPLIDPRMLMDTSKRLTGGDLWNVLTTAERRRTLARELFQSILLGELSVRISGMYPLSEGAKAHDQLESRQSTGKILLIP from the coding sequence GTGTTTGACCAATTTGGTCCAAGTTCGGTGTTGCAGTACCGTGACCTGCCCGATCCTGAACCCATCCCAGGGCACGCTCTGGTGCGCACCCGTGCCATTGGCCTGAACTTTGCCGATGTGTACCGTCGGAAAGGAACGTACCATCTGGCAGGAGTGCCGCCTTACATTGCAGGATATGAGGCCGCAGGTGAAATTGTTGCTCTGGGCAGTGAAATTTCTGGTTTTGCTGTGGGGGATCGGGTGGGCTTTGCAGATGCCCCTTTCGCCAATGCTGAGCTGGTGCTGGTCCCCTTTGAGAAATTGATTCCCCTGCCAGAGGCCATCGGCTTTGAGACGGCAGCAGCCGTGCTCTTGCAGGGTCTGACGGCCCAGTATCTGATCCGGGACAGCCATGACCTGAAAGCAGGGGAGACGGTCCTGGTGCATGCTGCCGCAGGTGGTGTGGGTCTTTTGCTGGTGCAGATGGCGAAGGCCAGAGGGGCCAGGGTGCTTGGCCTGACCTCAAGCCCGGACAAGGCACAGGTGGCCCTGGAAGCCGGAGCCCATGAAGTGGCCCTGTATTCGCAGGACTGGGTTTCCGTGGCGAAAGAATTCAGCGAGTACGGCATGGATGTGGCCTTTGATTCGGTGGGCTCAACCCTGATGCAGAGTTTCGAGTCCGTGCGTCCGGGTGGCCATGTGGTGTTTTACGGCATGGCCGGAGGTGATCCACCCCTGATCGATCCCCGCATGCTGATGGACACCTCAAAACGCCTGACCGGAGGGGACCTGTGGAATGTATTGACCACTGCGGAGCGCCGGAGAACCCTTGCCAGAGAACTGTTTCAGTCGATCCTGCTGGGAGAATTGAGTGTTCGCATTTCTGGGATGTACCCACTTTCGGAAGGTGCAAAGGCACATGACCAGCTCGAAAGCCGCCAGAGCACAGGAAAAATCCTGCTCATTCCGTGA
- a CDS encoding ankyrin repeat domain-containing protein yields the protein MSYTTDQAFLFASRDANLPLMQHLLFRGADVHVKNAHGNTPLVLAGQNSNAAGAAFLVQHGARVNEQNGIGNTPLLYAAYGGHQATVKVLLDAGADVHIQNHLGNTPLIYAAYSGHARIVDMLLDAGADPEHEEVFGLTALMFAAMRGHLETLQVLLSRGADIHHQDQKGNTALIWAAVCDRTEMITLLQAAGADLNHANQDGETALFWLEQHQHLKEQNETL from the coding sequence ATGTCTTACACCACCGATCAGGCTTTCCTTTTTGCATCGAGAGACGCCAACCTTCCCCTGATGCAACACCTGCTGTTCAGAGGAGCAGACGTGCACGTGAAAAATGCCCACGGAAACACCCCTCTGGTGCTTGCAGGCCAGAACAGCAATGCTGCAGGTGCAGCTTTCCTCGTTCAACACGGGGCAAGGGTGAATGAACAAAACGGCATCGGAAACACCCCCCTGCTCTATGCGGCTTACGGAGGACACCAGGCCACCGTGAAGGTCCTGCTGGACGCTGGAGCAGATGTGCACATCCAGAACCACCTGGGCAACACCCCCCTGATTTATGCGGCCTACAGTGGACACGCCCGGATTGTGGACATGCTGCTGGATGCCGGAGCAGACCCGGAGCACGAGGAAGTGTTCGGTCTGACCGCCCTGATGTTTGCGGCCATGCGGGGCCATCTGGAAACCCTGCAGGTGCTTCTCTCCAGAGGGGCAGACATCCACCACCAGGACCAGAAGGGCAACACTGCCCTGATCTGGGCTGCCGTGTGTGACCGCACAGAAATGATCACCCTGCTGCAGGCTGCAGGCGCAGACCTGAACCATGCCAACCAGGATGGAGAAACAGCCCTGTTCTGGCTGGAGCAGCACCAGCATTTGAAGGAACAAAATGAAACCCTCTGA
- a CDS encoding MarR family winged helix-turn-helix transcriptional regulator has product MTQTLKKPIKHLEIRTYRRLAHIYLDNQEDLQEVLSDLGISNTEFDLLALVHANAGIAQQDLAAGLLVSAPNITYHVQRLAQRGLLERTSSGKFKCLHLTPEGTALIEKALPRVIQHHEEQFSGLSREEQLTLNHLLQRVKKDRDRRKKQRKNKESIST; this is encoded by the coding sequence ATGACTCAGACGCTTAAAAAACCCATCAAGCATCTGGAGATCCGAACCTACCGCAGGCTGGCCCACATTTACCTGGACAACCAGGAGGACCTGCAGGAGGTGCTTTCGGACCTGGGGATCAGCAACACCGAATTTGATTTGCTGGCCCTGGTGCATGCCAACGCTGGAATTGCCCAGCAGGACCTGGCCGCAGGGCTGCTGGTGAGTGCCCCCAACATCACCTACCACGTGCAGAGGCTCGCTCAGAGAGGGCTTCTGGAACGCACCTCCTCGGGAAAATTCAAGTGCCTGCACCTGACCCCCGAGGGCACCGCCCTGATTGAAAAAGCCCTCCCAAGGGTGATTCAGCACCACGAAGAGCAGTTTTCAGGCCTCTCCCGTGAAGAACAGCTGACGCTGAACCACCTGCTCCAGCGGGTCAAAAAGGATCGGGATCGGCGAAAAAAACAGCGCAAAAACAAAGAGAGCATTTCAACCTGA
- a CDS encoding phosphotransferase: MSDQPTLHFFARALILHPTRDLVLLQDGKVPEREHSSSLYMGNLVSSIFASCGPLVYLQRLSLNRQQLAENEWNVHYVFALVAASPEAPEGFFWASPDELPEDLQPLAERALQPSPLVPWQARGWMEQALNWTDQVLGALGRSRTGQPEMIKAWQISVLYRIPTSEGPVYLKQVPAFFAREGLLTSWLHTLNAGAAPEVLALDPEHHRFLMAGAGNDPVGPDKAISAVKLFATVQRQTEHHHEHLLEVGCLDRRCKVLKEQVRELFADDAALGIRNLLSAEEQQTLKTALPGLEQLLDDLHNSPIPTTLIHGDLHLGNVISAGDSLTFLDWSDGALGHPFLDLNSEYLLESEDPAAHQSLIDSYLEHWTDLLPLEELRILHKKAVRAGELHRAVSYHRHIIPGVPDRSEWEDAHIEHLQNLLKLLNT, from the coding sequence ATGTCCGATCAGCCCACCCTCCATTTTTTTGCCCGTGCCCTCATTCTGCATCCCACCAGAGATCTGGTGTTGTTGCAGGACGGGAAAGTCCCTGAAAGGGAGCATTCCAGCAGCCTGTACATGGGCAATCTGGTTTCAAGCATTTTTGCCTCCTGTGGGCCTCTGGTGTACCTGCAAAGGCTCAGCCTGAATCGGCAGCAACTTGCAGAGAACGAGTGGAACGTCCATTATGTGTTCGCTCTGGTGGCCGCGTCCCCTGAAGCCCCAGAAGGCTTTTTCTGGGCAAGCCCTGATGAACTTCCAGAAGACCTGCAGCCCCTTGCAGAGAGAGCCCTGCAGCCCAGTCCACTGGTCCCCTGGCAAGCCAGAGGCTGGATGGAGCAGGCCCTGAACTGGACCGATCAGGTGCTGGGGGCCCTGGGACGGTCCCGCACTGGTCAACCCGAGATGATCAAAGCCTGGCAGATCAGTGTGCTGTACAGGATTCCCACTTCGGAAGGTCCGGTCTATCTGAAGCAGGTTCCGGCCTTTTTTGCACGGGAAGGTCTGCTCACCTCGTGGTTGCATACCCTCAATGCCGGAGCAGCCCCTGAAGTGCTGGCCCTTGACCCTGAGCATCACCGTTTCCTGATGGCAGGGGCAGGCAATGATCCGGTGGGACCAGACAAAGCCATTTCTGCAGTGAAGTTGTTTGCCACAGTGCAGAGGCAAACCGAACACCACCACGAACACCTGCTGGAGGTGGGCTGCCTGGACCGCAGATGCAAGGTCCTGAAAGAGCAGGTGCGGGAACTCTTTGCAGATGATGCTGCTCTGGGCATCCGCAACTTGCTTTCTGCAGAAGAACAGCAAACCCTCAAAACTGCCCTTCCGGGGCTGGAACAGCTTCTGGATGACCTGCACAACAGCCCCATCCCCACCACCCTGATTCACGGGGACCTGCATCTCGGGAATGTCATCTCTGCAGGGGACAGCCTCACGTTTCTGGACTGGAGCGATGGGGCACTCGGGCATCCCTTTCTGGACCTGAACAGCGAATACCTGCTGGAAAGCGAAGATCCTGCAGCCCACCAGTCCCTGATCGACAGTTATCTGGAGCACTGGACCGACCTGCTGCCCCTGGAAGAACTGCGCATCCTGCACAAGAAGGCTGTGAGGGCAGGTGAACTCCACCGGGCAGTCAGCTACCACCGTCACATCATTCCTGGCGTGCCAGACAGGAGCGAATGGGAAGATGCACACATCGAACACCTGCAAAATCTGTTAAAGCTTCTCAACACTTGA
- a CDS encoding nucleotidyltransferase domain-containing protein, translating to MLNVFEVADVLVQHIRQTCAEDIALVAYYGSYAQGTATLRSDLDFFFIPATEKGYRQSFQFVVEDIAFDFWPISWERADKMARFEEGFTTLIADSVVIHVRSEHDHQRFLKLREQIAERQQPDSGHPFEALARQHIKQVFEPLYQLRQQAEKENLAGCVDAAAQILSVVLQTLALLNRTYFRRGWGKNLDQVRAFVQKPGDLEVQITRIMEATQPQEVQEHCEGLVQDTLDLLIRAHPAKQKGCPDPSRVTGWFEEACGVLDKLLTACEMGDHQTLFFYLAHIQQETFQMLGALHLGEWKADLGRGLYRELQFPDLMPHLIQRDFYGLHHGIENLKKQLEQHLVQSGVTVHRFPGIRALQEALKLRT from the coding sequence ATGCTGAATGTGTTTGAAGTGGCAGATGTGCTTGTGCAGCACATCCGCCAGACCTGTGCTGAAGACATCGCTCTGGTGGCATACTATGGCTCTTACGCCCAGGGAACGGCCACCCTGAGGTCGGATCTGGACTTTTTTTTCATCCCTGCAACCGAGAAGGGATACCGGCAGTCATTCCAGTTTGTTGTGGAGGACATTGCTTTCGATTTCTGGCCCATTTCCTGGGAACGCGCAGACAAAATGGCCCGTTTTGAGGAGGGCTTCACCACCCTGATTGCCGACAGCGTGGTGATTCACGTGCGTTCAGAGCACGATCACCAGCGTTTTCTGAAATTGCGGGAGCAGATTGCAGAACGTCAACAGCCAGACAGTGGACATCCCTTTGAGGCACTGGCCCGGCAACACATCAAACAGGTTTTTGAGCCCCTGTACCAGCTCAGGCAGCAGGCTGAAAAGGAGAATCTGGCTGGCTGTGTTGATGCTGCCGCTCAAATTCTGTCTGTGGTTTTGCAGACCCTGGCCCTCCTGAACCGCACGTATTTTCGCAGAGGATGGGGAAAAAACCTGGATCAGGTGCGTGCATTTGTCCAGAAACCCGGGGATCTGGAGGTGCAAATCACGCGGATCATGGAAGCCACCCAGCCTCAGGAGGTTCAGGAACACTGTGAGGGACTGGTGCAGGACACGCTTGACCTCCTCATCAGGGCACATCCTGCAAAGCAGAAAGGGTGCCCTGACCCCTCCCGGGTCACTGGATGGTTTGAAGAAGCCTGTGGTGTGCTGGACAAGTTGCTGACCGCCTGTGAAATGGGAGACCACCAGACCCTCTTTTTTTACCTTGCGCACATCCAGCAAGAAACCTTCCAGATGCTGGGTGCATTGCATCTGGGAGAGTGGAAGGCAGACCTGGGCAGAGGTCTCTACAGGGAACTGCAGTTTCCTGACCTGATGCCCCACCTGATTCAGAGGGATTTCTATGGGCTCCATCATGGCATCGAAAACCTGAAAAAGCAGCTTGAACAGCATCTGGTGCAAAGTGGCGTGACGGTTCACCGCTTCCCTGGGATTCGAGCTTTGCAGGAAGCCCTGAAGTTGAGGACCTGA
- a CDS encoding sensor domain-containing diguanylate cyclase, with translation MSVVRPVDLILAHLLQTAGFLGWTADLNLCIRDVVGCEALKSCTNLAEFLRNSNNSLALTAHQMALQGHSTDCALVLDQQCYLFRIQPVWENDQVVGVLASALPGDLQAHAVTCLPDRAAMQRTRALYTITRTLASASTDLDILRQIALEPCTVLRAFRSLLITFSEDMSAVKHYVYEGDFDDSVVHPTLQELKDGLTGWVMRERKMAYSGKETTDARESSTVQEHREASGCGCIVVLPIQTEARIFGTLTMIAQPDKPDLSAEDVDWLESLANIAATALEQRRLHEKLLQMAHHDPLTGLPNRTLFEDRLQQTLLRASRNQESFALLMLDLDGFKKVNDTLGHDAGDELLIEIACRLRSVLRQSDTVARLGGDEFMVLLPEVNETGALQVAEKIREQIEIPLQLCGTAAQVSASIGISLYPQHASTASGLQKCADQAMYLVKHQNKNATCLFSPT, from the coding sequence ATGTCTGTCGTCCGTCCAGTTGACCTGATCCTGGCCCACCTGCTGCAAACTGCAGGATTTCTGGGCTGGACAGCCGACCTCAACCTCTGCATCCGGGACGTGGTGGGCTGTGAGGCCCTGAAGTCCTGCACAAACCTGGCCGAGTTCCTGAGGAACAGCAACAACAGCCTGGCCCTCACAGCCCACCAGATGGCCTTGCAGGGGCACAGCACAGACTGTGCGCTGGTGCTGGACCAGCAATGTTACCTCTTCAGAATTCAGCCTGTCTGGGAAAACGACCAGGTGGTCGGGGTGCTGGCCTCTGCCCTGCCGGGCGATCTTCAGGCCCACGCTGTGACCTGCCTCCCTGACCGCGCTGCCATGCAGCGCACCCGTGCCCTTTACACCATCACCCGCACCCTGGCGAGTGCCAGCACCGACCTGGACATCCTGCGGCAGATTGCCCTGGAACCCTGCACAGTGCTGCGGGCCTTCAGGAGCCTTCTCATCACCTTCAGTGAGGACATGAGCGCAGTGAAGCATTACGTGTACGAGGGGGATTTTGATGACTCGGTGGTCCATCCGACCTTGCAGGAACTGAAAGACGGGCTGACCGGCTGGGTGATGCGTGAACGCAAAATGGCCTACTCGGGCAAGGAAACCACAGATGCCCGAGAGAGCAGCACCGTGCAAGAACACAGGGAAGCCAGCGGTTGTGGCTGCATTGTGGTCCTTCCCATCCAGACGGAAGCCCGGATTTTTGGGACGCTGACCATGATTGCACAGCCTGACAAACCGGACCTCAGCGCAGAGGATGTGGACTGGCTGGAATCTCTGGCAAACATTGCAGCCACTGCCCTGGAGCAGCGCAGGTTGCATGAGAAACTGCTGCAGATGGCCCACCATGACCCACTGACCGGGCTCCCCAACCGCACCCTGTTTGAGGACCGTTTGCAGCAAACCCTGCTGCGGGCTTCCCGCAATCAGGAGTCCTTCGCTCTGCTGATGCTGGACCTCGATGGGTTCAAGAAGGTCAATGACACCCTCGGGCATGACGCTGGAGATGAATTGCTGATTGAAATTGCCTGCAGATTGCGCTCTGTGTTGCGCCAGAGCGACACCGTGGCCCGTCTGGGAGGAGACGAATTCATGGTCCTGCTGCCGGAAGTCAACGAAACGGGTGCACTGCAGGTCGCAGAGAAAATCAGGGAGCAGATAGAAATTCCGCTGCAGCTCTGTGGCACTGCAGCGCAGGTGTCTGCCTCCATTGGGATCAGTCTGTATCCTCAGCATGCCTCGACTGCCTCTGGCTTGCAGAAATGTGCAGATCAGGCCATGTATCTGGTGAAACATCAGAACAAGAACGCCACCTGCCTCTTTTCACCCACCTGA
- the trxA gene encoding thioredoxin, with amino-acid sequence MGKAIELTDENFASHIQTGYTLVDFWAPWCPPCRFIGPLIEQLAESYDDQIRTTKLNVDHNQQTALKYRVMNLPTVILFKDGEPVEVMVGARNKNQYTQVLDRHLGITPV; translated from the coding sequence ATGGGAAAAGCAATTGAGCTGACCGATGAAAACTTTGCAAGCCACATCCAGACCGGCTACACCCTGGTGGATTTCTGGGCCCCCTGGTGCCCCCCCTGCCGCTTCATTGGGCCCCTGATTGAGCAACTTGCGGAAAGTTATGACGACCAGATCAGGACCACCAAGCTGAATGTGGACCACAACCAGCAAACGGCCCTCAAATACAGGGTCATGAACCTCCCCACCGTGATCCTCTTCAAAGACGGTGAGCCTGTAGAGGTCATGGTGGGTGCCCGCAACAAGAACCAGTACACTCAAGTCCTGGACAGGCATCTGGGCATCACACCGGTCTGA
- a CDS encoding TetR/AcrR family transcriptional regulator — MRRRNAKKEEVAPLPEQPETTGSTQEDARERLLQAALQEFGAKGYAGARTARIAAVAKVNPQLISYYFGGKRGLLAALRTRWMDTEETLVPPASGYRAALEKYFELTLQHPHWARLVLWQSLDDEFTDPDSPEDHLQNLRSHYEHAISRTIQRQQNGEITSEVAPEFVQLLSHALAFAPVALPRIVEGILGHTPTPEEYQKWCIDQLMKLLSGSEQA; from the coding sequence GTGAGAAGGCGAAATGCGAAAAAAGAAGAGGTGGCCCCTCTTCCTGAACAGCCAGAAACCACGGGAAGCACCCAGGAAGATGCCCGCGAAAGGCTCTTGCAGGCCGCCCTCCAGGAATTTGGTGCGAAAGGGTATGCAGGTGCCCGCACCGCCCGGATTGCTGCTGTTGCAAAGGTCAACCCGCAACTGATCTCTTATTACTTTGGTGGAAAGCGTGGCCTTCTCGCAGCCCTCAGAACCCGCTGGATGGACACCGAGGAAACCCTGGTCCCACCTGCCTCTGGCTACAGAGCAGCCCTGGAGAAATATTTCGAGCTGACCCTGCAGCATCCCCACTGGGCCAGACTGGTGCTCTGGCAGTCTCTTGATGATGAGTTCACTGATCCGGACAGTCCAGAAGACCACCTGCAGAACCTGCGAAGCCATTACGAGCACGCCATCAGCAGAACCATCCAGAGGCAGCAGAATGGAGAGATCACCTCAGAGGTGGCCCCTGAGTTTGTGCAACTGCTGTCCCATGCGCTGGCTTTTGCTCCGGTGGCCCTGCCCCGAATTGTGGAGGGCATTCTGGGGCACACCCCAACTCCAGAGGAATACCAGAAATGGTGCATCGATCAACTGATGAAACTGCTCTCCGGGTCAGAACAAGCCTGA
- the hrpB gene encoding ATP-dependent helicase HrpB, whose product MSPQESLPISDLIPDLKLTLQKTSTAIVEAPPGAGKSTVLPLELLNESWLEGQKILMLQPRRLAAKAVAARMADLLGEKVGQTVGYRVRFETQVSSVTRIEVVTEGILTRILQSDPELSGIGLIIFDEFHERSLQADLALALSREVQQVLREDLKLLIMSATLDGEGLSRLLDDAPVLTSAGRSYPVAVRYLPRDLDGPLPALTAGVVSRALDEESGDVLAFLPGSWEIQRTLFILQERHPQLSLHALYGELPQAEQQAALLPDPQGRRKVVLATTIAETSLTIEGIRVVIDSGYTRIPRFDPRTGLSRLETVRVTLDAAIQRAGRAGRLGPGVCYRMWSEVTQNQLQASRPPEIMEADLAPLVLDLAQWGVKDPAALSWLTLPPTAALRQARDVLENLRAISGGTITPRGKSLLKYPTHPRLAHLLMEGEAAGQGALAADVAALLEERDPLPRDTGSDLYMRVEALRRWRAKQGTEGDVAALKRTERLAQQWRRLLKVPEENTRPTHEQLGLMLAWAYPERVAKLREGEHLRYRLANGRGVRLKEHDPLQGEPWLAVAHLDSGTDEGRIFLASILNIFELKADFREVETVSWDSRSGTLVARKDTRYLELVVESTRISHIPEEQRIQVLCQALRSEGLHLLSWNETSLQWQARVQSLHLWRTSEGWPDVSDQALLDTLDSWLGPFLQNVRKRDDFQKLDLPSILTGLLPWDLASRLDDLAPPRLEVPSGFKVQLQYFKDGSTPVLAVKLQEMFGLLDTPKVNGGRTPVLLHLLSPARRPVQVTQDLRSFWQNTYPEVRKELRVRYPKHPWPEDPWTATATRGVKRRDP is encoded by the coding sequence GTGAGCCCGCAAGAATCCCTTCCCATCTCTGACCTGATCCCTGATCTCAAATTGACCCTGCAGAAGACCTCCACGGCGATTGTGGAGGCCCCTCCTGGCGCAGGGAAGAGCACCGTGCTTCCGCTGGAACTGCTGAATGAGTCCTGGCTGGAAGGCCAGAAAATCCTGATGCTGCAACCCCGCAGGCTTGCCGCGAAGGCAGTGGCGGCCCGCATGGCAGACCTGCTGGGTGAGAAGGTTGGTCAGACGGTGGGTTACCGGGTGCGTTTCGAGACCCAGGTGTCCAGCGTCACCCGCATTGAGGTGGTCACTGAGGGCATTCTGACCCGCATTCTCCAGAGTGATCCTGAACTGTCTGGAATCGGCCTGATCATTTTCGATGAGTTTCACGAACGCAGCCTGCAGGCCGATCTGGCGCTCGCCCTTTCCAGAGAGGTGCAACAGGTCCTGCGTGAGGACCTGAAACTCCTGATCATGTCTGCAACGCTGGACGGTGAGGGGTTGTCCCGGCTGCTGGACGACGCCCCCGTCTTGACCAGTGCCGGTCGCAGTTATCCCGTTGCTGTCCGTTACCTGCCCAGAGACCTGGATGGACCCCTGCCTGCCCTGACGGCAGGGGTGGTGTCCAGAGCCCTGGATGAGGAATCTGGAGATGTGCTGGCGTTTCTGCCGGGAAGCTGGGAAATCCAGCGAACCCTGTTCATCTTGCAGGAGCGCCATCCGCAACTTTCCCTGCATGCCCTTTATGGGGAACTTCCGCAGGCTGAGCAGCAGGCCGCCCTGCTTCCTGACCCACAGGGCCGCAGGAAAGTGGTGCTGGCCACCACCATCGCCGAGACCAGTTTGACCATTGAAGGCATTCGGGTGGTGATTGACAGTGGGTACACCCGCATTCCCCGCTTTGATCCCAGAACAGGTCTGAGCCGTCTGGAAACTGTGCGGGTGACGCTGGACGCGGCAATCCAGCGTGCAGGCCGTGCAGGCCGTCTGGGTCCAGGGGTGTGTTACCGGATGTGGTCGGAGGTCACCCAGAACCAGTTGCAGGCGAGCCGTCCACCCGAAATCATGGAGGCTGACCTTGCTCCTCTTGTGCTCGATCTTGCCCAGTGGGGCGTGAAAGATCCGGCAGCCCTCAGCTGGCTTACACTCCCTCCAACTGCTGCCCTCAGGCAGGCCAGGGATGTGCTGGAGAACCTGAGGGCCATCTCTGGGGGCACCATCACCCCGAGAGGGAAATCCCTGCTGAAGTACCCCACCCACCCCCGTCTGGCCCACCTGCTCATGGAAGGAGAGGCTGCAGGACAGGGTGCACTGGCAGCAGATGTGGCAGCCCTGCTGGAAGAACGGGACCCCTTGCCCAGAGACACTGGATCAGACCTGTACATGCGGGTGGAGGCTTTAAGGCGCTGGAGGGCAAAGCAGGGAACAGAGGGGGACGTTGCTGCCCTGAAACGCACCGAACGTCTGGCCCAGCAGTGGCGCAGGCTTCTGAAGGTGCCTGAGGAAAACACCCGCCCCACCCACGAACAGCTGGGCCTGATGCTGGCCTGGGCCTACCCAGAGCGGGTGGCGAAACTCAGGGAAGGGGAACACCTGAGGTACCGTCTGGCCAATGGCCGGGGTGTGCGCCTGAAAGAACATGATCCCCTGCAGGGAGAGCCCTGGCTTGCTGTGGCCCACCTGGACTCCGGCACCGACGAAGGGCGCATCTTCCTGGCCAGCATCCTGAACATCTTCGAGCTCAAGGCAGATTTCCGGGAAGTGGAAACCGTAAGCTGGGACAGCCGTTCCGGGACCCTGGTGGCCCGCAAGGACACCCGTTATCTGGAACTGGTGGTGGAAAGCACCCGCATCTCCCACATCCCGGAAGAGCAGCGCATCCAGGTGCTCTGTCAGGCCCTGCGCTCGGAAGGCCTGCACCTCCTGTCCTGGAATGAGACCAGCCTGCAATGGCAGGCGAGGGTGCAAAGCCTCCATCTGTGGCGCACCTCAGAAGGCTGGCCGGATGTCTCAGATCAGGCACTGCTGGACACCCTGGACTCCTGGCTTGGGCCTTTCCTGCAGAATGTGCGAAAGCGGGATGACTTTCAGAAGCTGGACCTGCCCAGCATCCTGACCGGGCTCCTGCCCTGGGATCTGGCTTCCAGGCTGGATGACCTGGCCCCCCCCAGGCTGGAGGTGCCCAGCGGTTTCAAAGTACAGCTGCAGTACTTCAAGGACGGCAGCACCCCCGTTCTGGCAGTGAAACTGCAGGAGATGTTTGGGTTGCTGGACACCCCAAAAGTGAATGGTGGACGCACCCCTGTGCTGCTTCACCTGCTCTCTCCGGCCAGGCGTCCGGTGCAGGTGACCCAGGACCTCAGGAGTTTCTGGCAGAACACCTACCCCGAGGTGCGCAAGGAACTGCGCGTCCGTTACCCCAAACACCCCTGGCCAGAAGACCCCTGGACGGCAACCGCAACACGTGGGGTCAAACGAAGGGACCCTTAA
- a CDS encoding ACT domain-containing protein, with protein sequence MPQLTLTLLPEHFKILQFPPETPLPAFPRGSFVTVTVNAEEVSIVCPQNVELDAPQVSLDWRCFKFEGPFAFDQTGILNAVTGPLAVAGVGIFAVSTYNTDYLMVKSHQLEVTIDALRQAGHQV encoded by the coding sequence ATGCCACAACTGACCCTGACATTGCTTCCAGAACACTTCAAAATCCTGCAGTTCCCCCCAGAGACCCCACTTCCTGCTTTTCCCAGAGGCTCTTTTGTCACCGTGACCGTCAATGCGGAAGAAGTGTCCATCGTCTGCCCACAGAACGTGGAACTGGACGCTCCACAGGTGAGCCTGGACTGGAGGTGCTTCAAGTTTGAAGGCCCCTTTGCCTTTGACCAGACGGGCATTCTCAATGCTGTGACTGGTCCTCTGGCTGTTGCAGGTGTGGGCATTTTTGCGGTGTCCACCTACAACACCGATTACCTGATGGTGAAGTCCCACCAGCTGGAAGTGACCATTGATGCCCTGAGACAGGCAGGCCATCAGGTCTGA